Proteins from a genomic interval of Cottoperca gobio chromosome 8, fCotGob3.1, whole genome shotgun sequence:
- the p3h4 gene encoding endoplasmic reticulum protein SC65: protein MLLKGLCLALLIPALVQAQYEKYSFKSFPQKDIMPLDSSYNYALEQYGVENWAESIKFLELSLRIHRLLRESEAFCSRNCSSVSRDNDTLFTDSSLRVVRHILLRAACLKKCKADFPVFTLTYPRRDLLESFEKRVPYRYMQYAHYKLNNLEKAVSAAHTFLKKNPNDPYLTKNMKHYETLVKVQEYLIDHEEQPYESVFLKSVTLYNSGDFSSSAQNMEQAVTQYLEIYSLCSAGCEGSYEIVEVKDFYPTLADLYTDVLKCKVKCEEFLTPNVGGFFVKKFVATMYHYLQFSYYKLNDVKNAAPCAASYMLFDRKDLVMQQNVAYYRFYREQWGLEESDFQPRPEAVKYFNETTKQKEMLEFALNYLQTDDEDVVSSEEAASTHTQHTDAEFEGMGDYEESFLAEWWQEPKTKWDAGEVKE, encoded by the exons ATGCTCCTGAAAGGCTTGTGTCTGGCTCTTCTCATCCCGGCCCTGGTGCAGGCTCAGTATGAGAAGTACAGCTTCAAAAGTTTCCCTCAGAAGGACATCATGCCGCTGGACTCTTCATACAACTACGCGCTGGAGCAATACGGGGTCGAGAACTGGGCAGAGAGCATCAAGTTCCTGGAGCTCAGCCTGCGGATCCACCGGCTGCTGCGGGAAAGCGAGGCTTTCTGTAGCCGCAACTGCAGCTCCGTGAGCCGCGACAACGACACCCTGTTCACCGACAGCAGCCTCCGCGTCGTGCGCCACATCCTACTGAGGGCTGCGTGCCTTAAAAAGTGCAAGGCGGATTTCCCAGTGTTCACCCTCACATATCCACGGAGGGATTTACTTGAATCTTTCGAGAAAAGGGTACCGTATCGGTACATGCAGTACGCACACTACAAG ctGAACAACCTGGAGAAGGCTGTGTCCGCTGCTCACACCTTCCTGAAGAAGAACCCAAATGATCCCTATTTGACTAAGAACATGAAACACTACGAGACGCTGGTTAAAGTGCAAGAATATCTCATCGACCACGAGGAGCAGCCGTATGAA AGTGTGTTCCTGAAGAGTGTGACGCTTTACAACAGCGGAGACTTCAGCAGCAGTGCCCAAAACATGGAGCAGGCCGTCACGCAGTACTTAGAAATATACAGTCTCTGCTCGGCCGGCTGTGAAGGCTCATATGAGATCGTAGAGGTCAAAGACTTTTATCCCACCCTGGCAG ACCTCTACACTGATGTGCTGAAATGTAAGGTCAAATGCGAAGAGTTCCTGACACCCAACGTGGGAGGCTTCTTTGTGAAGAAGTTTGTCGCCACCATGTATCACTACCTCCAGTTTTCCTATTATAAAT TGAATGATGTAAAGAACGCTGCTCCATGTGCAGCCAGTTACATGCTGTTTGACCGTAAAGACCTGGTGATGCAACAGAACGTAGCGTACTATCGCTTCTACAGGGAGCAGTGGGGACTGGAGGAAAGTGACTTTCAGCCTCGGCCC GAGGCCGTGAAGTACTTCAACGAGACAACCAAGCAGAAAGAGATGCTGGAGTTCGCACTGAACTACCTCCAGACTGACGATGAG GACGTGGTAAGTTCAGAAGAAGCGGCGTCCACGCACACGCAGCATACTGACGCTGAGTTTGAGGGGATGGGAGACTACGAGGAGTCCTTCCTGGCCGAGTGGTGGCAAGAACCCAAAACTAAGTGGGACGCCGGAGAGGTCAAAGAATGA